In Ostrea edulis chromosome 4, xbOstEdul1.1, whole genome shotgun sequence, a single window of DNA contains:
- the LOC125669234 gene encoding 26S proteasome non-ATPase regulatory subunit 12-like gives MADTGDEKQQKMEVDYSSTVDEKLPKCEKLAKQGKLTEALDILLSLEKQTRTASDTHSTSRILVAVVKMCFEAKSWDALNDNIVLFTKKRGQIKQSVTKMIQEACTYVDKTPNLDIKLKLIDTLRTVTAGKIYVEIERARLTRTLAKIKEDAGKISEAATVLQELQVETFGSMERKEKIEFILEQMRLCLAKKDYIRTQIISKKINTKFFEEKTTTELKLKYYQLMIELDEHEGSYLAICKHYRAVYETPEIKDDKDKMREALRYVVLYLILAPYDNEQSDLIHRVKEDKNLEEIPVYKELLKCFTTSELINWKQLCTTYESELKFGSASSPATHVFNTKLEGGAKRWTDLKNRVVEHNIRVMAKYYTRIRTKRMAELLDLADSETEEFLSTLVVNKTVQAKIDRLEGIVHFSQHKDPSDILNDWSFNINTLMQLVNKTNHLITKEEMVHKLH, from the exons atgGCGGACACCGGCGATGAAAAACAACAGAAGATGGAAGTGGACTACAGTTCCACTGTGGATGAAAAACTGCCAAAATGTGAAAAGCTTGCTAAg CAAGGAAAGTTAACAGAGGCACTTGATATTTTACTGTCTCTTGAGAAACAGACAAGAACG GCCTCTGATACACATTCCACAAGTCGTATTCTAGTTGCTGTGGTAAAGATGTGCTTTGAAGCTAAGAGTTGGGATGCCTTGAATGacaatattgtattgtttaccAAGAAAAGGGGGCAGATCAAACAG TCTGTAACAAAGATGATTCAAGAAGCCTGCACCTACGTGGACAAGACTCCAAACCTTGACATAAAACTAAAACTAATTGATACCTTGCGAACTGTCACAGCAGGAAAG ATATATGTAGAGATAGAAAGAGCTCGACTGACAAGAACCTTAGCCAAAATCAAAGAAGATGCTGGAAAAATATCAGAAGCAGCCACAGTTTTACAGGAACTACAG GTGGAAACATTTGGATCAATGGAAAGGAAGGAGAAGATTGAGTTCATTTTAGAGCAGATGAGGCTCTGCCTGGCAAAGAAGGATTATATCAGAACTCAGATTATCAGCAAGAAAATTAACACCAAATTCTTTGAAGAGAAAACCACCACA GAACTGAAGTTGAAGTACTACCAGTTAATGATAGAATTGGATGAACATGAAGGCTCCTATCTGGCTATTTGTAAACACTACAGAGCGGTGTATGAAACTCCAGAAATCAAAGATGATAAAGACAAAATGAGAGAg GCACTGCGATATGTGGTATTGTATCTGATTCTGGCCCCTTATGACAATGAACAATCTGATTTGATCCATCGAGTAAAGGAGGATAAAAACCTAGAAGAAATCCCTGTATACAA AGAACTTTTGAAATGCTTCACAACATCAGAACTGATTAACTGGAAACAGTTGTGTACCACATACGAGAGTGAGCTGAAGTTCGGATCTGCTTCCAGTCCTGCTACTCATGTGTTCAATACCAAGTTGGAGGGAGGGGCTAAGAGATGGACAGATCTCAAAAACAGGGTAGTGGAACAT AATATACGAGTGATGGCCAAGTACTACACAAGAATAAGGACCAAGAGAATGGCAGAACTTTTAGATCTGGCAGACTCG GAAACTGAGGAATTTCTTTCCACTCTGGTGGTAAACAAGACAGTACAGGCCAAGATAGATCGTCTGGAGGGAATAGTGCATTTCAGTCAGCACAAGGACCCCAGTGATATTCTTAATGACTGGTCATTTAACATTAACACTCTAATGCAACTTGTCAACAAAACAAATCACTTGATCACAAAAGAGGAAATGGTTCATAAACTACACTAG